The following proteins are encoded in a genomic region of Entelurus aequoreus isolate RoL-2023_Sb linkage group LG01, RoL_Eaeq_v1.1, whole genome shotgun sequence:
- the LOC133651000 gene encoding E3 SUMO-protein ligase ZBED1-like isoform X2 has translation MMKTEWRHYAEICAGHFTEVIQQWNLTDKVTTLSTDSARNMIAAARQLPRFDHIPCFAHSLQRSVTVCLHNSAFDNVLSKCRKVVGHFKHSPANTAELEQKQAEHGQKKEALVQDVPTRWNSTLDMIKSIRRNEQPLSDVLTTSTKIAMPTPAEMDELQRLETQQEPCRCHFGVLIHTP, from the coding sequence ATGATGAAAACAGAGTGGAGGCATTATGCTGAAATATGCGCGGGGCACTTCACTGAAGTTATACAGCAGTGGAATTTGACAGATAAAGTCACCACACTAAGCACGGATAGTGCACGAAATATGATTGCTGCTGCGAGACAACTGCCTCGTTTTGATCATATCCCCTGCTTTGCGCACAGTCTCCAGCGTTCTGTCACGGTTTGTCTGCACAACAGTGCGTTTGACAACGTCCTTTCCAAGTGCAGAAAAGTTGTCGGGCACTTTAAACACAGTCCAGCAAATACAGCAGAATTAGAGCAAAAACAAGCTGAACATGGACAGAAGAAAGAGGCCCTTGTGCAAGATGTTCCTACCAGATGGAATTCAACTCTGGACATGATAAAAAGCATCCGCAGAAACGAACAGCCTCTGAGTGACGTCCTCACCACAAGCACCAAGATTGCCATGCCAACTCCAGCTGAAATGGACGAGCTGCAGAGGTTGGAAACGCAACAGGAACCTTGCAG